The Penaeus chinensis breed Huanghai No. 1 chromosome 36, ASM1920278v2, whole genome shotgun sequence genome includes a region encoding these proteins:
- the LOC125045069 gene encoding nose resistant to fluoxetine protein 6-like isoform X2 produces the protein MYLPGTAPENSTCQRALQAMAASLADNTTLWAAKFVDSWAKVPDGLYMGNWALEGVYDECVGASSPDGGVRGKFCRVFVFENGSREGARTDGGCGADALDARSGLQARLPPLFPTRFDLAPFKTYSTCMPDACTEHELQESVSAALADSSLGVRRVQCHTLHEAPEFTAGDIAFIALLSALLFLMVAASALDVYLERTHDEAIAKGAARFLLPFSAYTNLSKLFQLNTTRSSENITCLHGIRVLSMIWVVYGHQHEAGARFTANLLMMFPKTSGFLYQIVGNAYFSVDSFFFLSGFLVSYVLLREMSRTGRFNVAMFYLHRLIRLLPPIALATGLFATVARFFLTGPLADSWTYWQKGCAVNWWKDLVFVNNFLLEEDDPEAGADCLIQAWYLAVDTQLYLVAPLVILPLHYFKAAGLLWLYVVTLSSVVIPAAVTYAYDLQPSFLIGHPDDFDFNKKVYLAPWCRAGPWLVGVWLGYVFHKQGQREVVLRKWQVVAGWTTSTVVALLLVLGLWSYNVLPLKAQYDIVTQVTYAGLSRPAWGAVLAWVVYACHFGYGGPVDGFLSHPSWQPISRVTYSTYLVAMQIQYITTYTSKAPFYFTPLNVLMQTAAALVASGMVGVVLSLTAEAPVIGLEKLLLRRPGRGGGGGGRGPEAPGRDNKAFEGDMEELPRVGTSEGGPGAHDGAVAGQETVTKF, from the exons ATGTACCTGCCGGGGACGGCGCCCGAGAACTCCACGTGCCAGAGGGCCCTGCAGGCGATGGCGGCGTCGCTGGCGGACAACACCACGCTCTGGGCCGCCAAGT tcGTGGACTCGTGGGCGAAGGTTCCTGACGGCCTCTACATGGGCAACTGGGCGCTGGAGGGCGTCTACGACGAGTGCGTCGGCGCCTCCTCCCCCGACGGCGGCGTCCGGGGAAAGTTCTGCCGCGTCTTCGTCTT CGAGAACGGCAGCCGCGAGGGCGCGCGGACCGACGGAGGCTGCGGCGCCGACGCCCTCGACGCCCGCTCGGGCCTGCAGGCGCGGCTGCCCCCCCTGTTCCCCACCAGGTTCGACCTCGCGCCCTTCAAGACCTACAGCACCTGCATGCCCGACGCCTGCACCGAGCACGAACTGCAG GAGAGTGTGTCGGCTGCGCTGGCGGACTCGAGCCTGGGGGTGCGGCGCGTGCAGTGCCACACGCTGCACGAGGCCCCGGAGTTCACCGCCGGAGACATCGCCTTCAT CGCCCTCCTCAgcgccctcctcttcctgatgGTGGCTGCGTCCGCCCTCGACGTCTACCTTGAGAGGACGCACGACGAAGCCATCGCCAAAG gCGCCGCCCGCTTCCTGCTCCCCTTCTCCGCCTACACCAACCTCAGCAAACTGTTCCAGCTGAACACCACCAGGTCTTCGGAAAACATCACCTGCCTGCACGGGATCAG GGTGCTGTCCATGATTTGGGTCGTTTACGGGCACCAGCACGAGGCGGGAGCGAGATTCACTGCCAATTTACTTATGATGTTTCCT AAAACCTCAGGCTTCCTGTACCAGATCGTCGGCAACGCCTACTTCAGCGTcgactccttcttcttcctcagcgGCTTCCTCGTCTCCTACGTCCTCCTGAGGGAAATGTCGAGGACCGGCAGGTTCAATGTCGCCATGTTCTATCTCCATCGGTTGATCAG ATTGCTCCCCCCGATCGCCCTCGCCACGGGCCTCTTCGCCACCGTCGCCCGCTTCTTCCTGACGGGGCCCTTGGCGGACAGCTGGACCTACTGGCAGAAGGGCTGCGCCGTAAACTGGTGGAAGGACCTCGTCTTCGTCAACAACTTTCTCTTGGAGGAGGATGACCCTGAAGCGGGAGCCGAC TGCTTAATTCAAGCATGGTACCTGGCCGTGGACACGCAGCTGTACCTGGTGGCGCCCTTGGTCATCCTGCCGTTGCACTACTTCAAGGCGGCAG gtctGTTGTGGCTCTACGTCGTGACCTTATCCTCCGTCGTCATCCCAGCGGCCGTGACCTATGCTTATGACCTCCAGCCGTCCTTTCTCATCGGGCATCC AGACGATTTCGACTTCAACAAGAAAGTCTACCTGGCCCCTTGGTGCCGCGCGGGTCCCTGGCTCGTGGGCGTCTGGCTGGGCTACGTGTTCCACAAACAAGGCCAGAGGGAGGTTGTGCTCAGGAAG TGGCAGGTCGTGGCCGGCTGGACGACGTCGACGGTCGTGGCGCTCCTGCTGGTGCTGGGGTTGTGGAGCTACAACGTGCTGCCCCTGAAGGCGCAGTACGACATCGTGACGCAGGTGACGTACGCTGGGCTCAGCCGACCCGCCTGGGGCGCCGTGCTGGCTTGGGTCGTCTACGCCTGTCACTTCGGCTATGGAG GTCCTGTCGACGGCTTCCTGTCCCATCCCTCGTGGCAGCCCATCAGCAGGGTCACCTACTCCACGTACCTGGTGGCGATGCAGATCCAGTATATTACGACCTATACGTCTAAGGCGCCCTTCTACTTCACGCCCCTCAATGTG CTGATGCAGACGGCGGCGGCGCTGGTGGCCTCGGGCATGGTGGGTGTGGTGCTGTCCCTGACGGCGGAGGCGCCCGTCATCGGCCTCGAGAAGCTCCTTCTGCGGCGTCCag gacgcggcggcggcggcggcgggcgcggCCCCGAGGCCCCCGGGCGCGACAACAAGGCCTTTGAGGGGGACATGGAGGAGCTCCCCCGGGTGGGAACTTCCGAGGGCGGCCCAGGCGCCCACGACGGCGCCGTCGCAGGACAGGAGACCGTCACCAAGTTCTGA
- the LOC125045069 gene encoding nose resistant to fluoxetine protein 6-like isoform X1: MTWTLVSLLTLLTALASAASSLASDRDVIDPAKAWLSHRAAHWANMYLPGTAPENSTCQRALQAMAASLADNTTLWAAKFVDSWAKVPDGLYMGNWALEGVYDECVGASSPDGGVRGKFCRVFVFENGSREGARTDGGCGADALDARSGLQARLPPLFPTRFDLAPFKTYSTCMPDACTEHELQESVSAALADSSLGVRRVQCHTLHEAPEFTAGDIAFIALLSALLFLMVAASALDVYLERTHDEAIAKGAARFLLPFSAYTNLSKLFQLNTTRSSENITCLHGIRVLSMIWVVYGHQHEAGARFTANLLMMFPKTSGFLYQIVGNAYFSVDSFFFLSGFLVSYVLLREMSRTGRFNVAMFYLHRLIRLLPPIALATGLFATVARFFLTGPLADSWTYWQKGCAVNWWKDLVFVNNFLLEEDDPEAGADCLIQAWYLAVDTQLYLVAPLVILPLHYFKAAGLLWLYVVTLSSVVIPAAVTYAYDLQPSFLIGHPDDFDFNKKVYLAPWCRAGPWLVGVWLGYVFHKQGQREVVLRKWQVVAGWTTSTVVALLLVLGLWSYNVLPLKAQYDIVTQVTYAGLSRPAWGAVLAWVVYACHFGYGGPVDGFLSHPSWQPISRVTYSTYLVAMQIQYITTYTSKAPFYFTPLNVLMQTAAALVASGMVGVVLSLTAEAPVIGLEKLLLRRPGRGGGGGGRGPEAPGRDNKAFEGDMEELPRVGTSEGGPGAHDGAVAGQETVTKF, encoded by the exons ACCCGGCCAAGGCGTGGCTGTCGCATAGGGCGGCTCACTGGGCCAACATGTACCTGCCGGGGACGGCGCCCGAGAACTCCACGTGCCAGAGGGCCCTGCAGGCGATGGCGGCGTCGCTGGCGGACAACACCACGCTCTGGGCCGCCAAGT tcGTGGACTCGTGGGCGAAGGTTCCTGACGGCCTCTACATGGGCAACTGGGCGCTGGAGGGCGTCTACGACGAGTGCGTCGGCGCCTCCTCCCCCGACGGCGGCGTCCGGGGAAAGTTCTGCCGCGTCTTCGTCTT CGAGAACGGCAGCCGCGAGGGCGCGCGGACCGACGGAGGCTGCGGCGCCGACGCCCTCGACGCCCGCTCGGGCCTGCAGGCGCGGCTGCCCCCCCTGTTCCCCACCAGGTTCGACCTCGCGCCCTTCAAGACCTACAGCACCTGCATGCCCGACGCCTGCACCGAGCACGAACTGCAG GAGAGTGTGTCGGCTGCGCTGGCGGACTCGAGCCTGGGGGTGCGGCGCGTGCAGTGCCACACGCTGCACGAGGCCCCGGAGTTCACCGCCGGAGACATCGCCTTCAT CGCCCTCCTCAgcgccctcctcttcctgatgGTGGCTGCGTCCGCCCTCGACGTCTACCTTGAGAGGACGCACGACGAAGCCATCGCCAAAG gCGCCGCCCGCTTCCTGCTCCCCTTCTCCGCCTACACCAACCTCAGCAAACTGTTCCAGCTGAACACCACCAGGTCTTCGGAAAACATCACCTGCCTGCACGGGATCAG GGTGCTGTCCATGATTTGGGTCGTTTACGGGCACCAGCACGAGGCGGGAGCGAGATTCACTGCCAATTTACTTATGATGTTTCCT AAAACCTCAGGCTTCCTGTACCAGATCGTCGGCAACGCCTACTTCAGCGTcgactccttcttcttcctcagcgGCTTCCTCGTCTCCTACGTCCTCCTGAGGGAAATGTCGAGGACCGGCAGGTTCAATGTCGCCATGTTCTATCTCCATCGGTTGATCAG ATTGCTCCCCCCGATCGCCCTCGCCACGGGCCTCTTCGCCACCGTCGCCCGCTTCTTCCTGACGGGGCCCTTGGCGGACAGCTGGACCTACTGGCAGAAGGGCTGCGCCGTAAACTGGTGGAAGGACCTCGTCTTCGTCAACAACTTTCTCTTGGAGGAGGATGACCCTGAAGCGGGAGCCGAC TGCTTAATTCAAGCATGGTACCTGGCCGTGGACACGCAGCTGTACCTGGTGGCGCCCTTGGTCATCCTGCCGTTGCACTACTTCAAGGCGGCAG gtctGTTGTGGCTCTACGTCGTGACCTTATCCTCCGTCGTCATCCCAGCGGCCGTGACCTATGCTTATGACCTCCAGCCGTCCTTTCTCATCGGGCATCC AGACGATTTCGACTTCAACAAGAAAGTCTACCTGGCCCCTTGGTGCCGCGCGGGTCCCTGGCTCGTGGGCGTCTGGCTGGGCTACGTGTTCCACAAACAAGGCCAGAGGGAGGTTGTGCTCAGGAAG TGGCAGGTCGTGGCCGGCTGGACGACGTCGACGGTCGTGGCGCTCCTGCTGGTGCTGGGGTTGTGGAGCTACAACGTGCTGCCCCTGAAGGCGCAGTACGACATCGTGACGCAGGTGACGTACGCTGGGCTCAGCCGACCCGCCTGGGGCGCCGTGCTGGCTTGGGTCGTCTACGCCTGTCACTTCGGCTATGGAG GTCCTGTCGACGGCTTCCTGTCCCATCCCTCGTGGCAGCCCATCAGCAGGGTCACCTACTCCACGTACCTGGTGGCGATGCAGATCCAGTATATTACGACCTATACGTCTAAGGCGCCCTTCTACTTCACGCCCCTCAATGTG CTGATGCAGACGGCGGCGGCGCTGGTGGCCTCGGGCATGGTGGGTGTGGTGCTGTCCCTGACGGCGGAGGCGCCCGTCATCGGCCTCGAGAAGCTCCTTCTGCGGCGTCCag gacgcggcggcggcggcggcgggcgcggCCCCGAGGCCCCCGGGCGCGACAACAAGGCCTTTGAGGGGGACATGGAGGAGCTCCCCCGGGTGGGAACTTCCGAGGGCGGCCCAGGCGCCCACGACGGCGCCGTCGCAGGACAGGAGACCGTCACCAAGTTCTGA